The sequence CTGCCGCTGAGTTCAAGCGCCTCATCCGCGAGGGTGCGGAGGTCTCGGCCGCGGACGTGGATGTGGTCACCACCGGAACCTGCGGGGTGATGTCGGGGACCGCGGCGATCCTTTCGGTGCCGGTCGCGGAACCGGGGGCCTTCGAACGGGCGGAGCGGGCCTGGGTAAACGGGGTTCCCTGCATGCCCGGCCCCTGCCCGAACGAGCGGCTCGGGCTCCTCGACCTGATCGTCTCCGGGACCGCTCACGCCGGGGCGGGGTACGGGGGCGGACACCTCTTCCGCGATATCGTCGAGGGACGCGGGATCGAGGTGGTCGTGGAGGCCGCCGACCGCTCGGTCGAGGCACGGGTGACGCTCGACGACTTCTCCTACGCCCGGCTCTTCACCACCCGGAGCGCCTACCGGAACTACACCGCCTACGTAAACACCCAGCCGACCCGGGTGAAGACGATCTTCTCCCTTGAGGGGCTGCAGGGGCCCTGCCGGGAGGTCTCGGTCAGCGGGTGCGGCGAGATCAACCCCCTCCAGAACGACCCGCTCGGGCTCGCGGTCAGTGCCGGGACGCCGGTCCTCCTGAACGGCTCCGTCGGTATGGTGACCGGCGAAGGGACCCGGAGCACTCCTTCGCGCCCCAACCTCACGGCCATCGCCGACATGGCCAGGATGCGGCCCCGCTACATGGGGGGTTTTAGGACCTCAGCCGGCCCCGAGTGCATCACGAGTCTCGGCGTCGCCATCCCGGTCCTCGACGACCGGCAGGTCGCGGGGCTCCGGGTCCTCGATGAGGAGATCCCTCTCCCGGTCGCCGACATCAACACCCGGGCCGTGGTCGGGGAGGCGACCTACGCCGATGTCTGGCAGCGGCCCGACCGTGAGGTGACCTACCACCCCGAGTGGTGCGAGGAGTGCTCGACCTGTGTCGTGGCCACGGTTTGCCCGACGGGTGCATTCTCCCGCGAGACCGGGATCGACCGTGACCGCTGCCTTGCCTGCACCGCATGTCTCACCGCCTGCCCAAACGACGCTCTTTTGGCCGGCGAGGGCTCGCTCCGGGTCGGGGGACGGAAGGTCCCGATCACGCTGCGCCAGTCGGGCCGGACGCTCGCTGAGGACCTCTGCCGGGACTTACAAGAGATGATCCTTGACGGCCGGTTCACCTTCACGGGAGGCGGGATGCGGTGAGGGAGAAGTACCTTCTCCGGTGTCCTGGGTGCGGCCGGTCCTTCCCCGACCGCTACACCCTCAACTGCCCGTCGGGGTGCGACACCCTCCTCCGGACCGTCTACGCCGAGCGCCGCCTCACCCCCCGGAGCCTCCCCGGAATCTTCCGCTACAAGGATTGGCTCCCAATCGAGGGTCACCTCCGGGTCGATGCCGGCCCGGTCTCCTACGAGAGCGAACATCTTGCCCGGGAACTCGGACTTCTCCACCTCACCATCACCTTCTCCGGCTACTGGCCCGAGCGGGGTGCGGGGATGGAGACCTGCTCCTTCAAGGAACTCGAGGCACAGCCGACGGCCCTGCGCCTCAGGGAGAAGGGGGCCGGGGGGGTCATCCAGGTCTCGTCGGCGGGGAACACCGGCCGGGCGTTCTGCCAGGTCTCGGGCCTGACCGGGGCCCCGGTCGTGGTGGTGGTCCCGACGGCCGCTGCCGGGCGGCTCTGGACGACCGTCCCGGCAGAGAACGTCTGCCTCATCACGGTGGACGGGGACTACTCAGACTCCATCGCGTTCGGGCGGGAGGTCTGCTCTCTCCCGGGAATTGTCCCCGAGGGCGGGGCGAAGAACGTCGCCCGCCGGGACGGGATGGGGACGGTGATGCTCGATGGGACGCTTTCCGCCGGGAGACTCCCCGACTACTACTTCCAGGCGGTCGGGAGCGGGACCGGGGGGATCGCCGCCTGGGAGGCCGCGGAGCGGCTCGTCGCCGACGGCCGGTTCGGCCCCCGCCTCCCGGAGCTTCACCTCTCCCAGAACCTCCCCTTCGTCCCGATGGTCCGGGCCTGGGAGGCGGGGAGGAGGACGATCGTGGCCGAGGATATGCCGGATGCCGAAGCCGCGATTGCCCGTGTCTACGCCGACGTCCTGACGAACTGCCACCCGCCCTGGGGGATCCGGGGCGGGGTCCGGGACGCATTTCTGGCCTCGGGCGGGAGGATGTATGCGGTCGCAAACGAGGATGCCCGGGGCGCCGGGAGAATTTTTGCCGAGACCGAGGAGATCGACCTTGACCCGGCAGCCGCGGTCGCGGTTGCGTCGCTCGCCCGGGCGATGGAGGAAGGTCTCATCGACCCGGGGAAGCACATACTCCTGAACGTGACCGGCGGGGGGTATCAGCGTGTAGCAGAAGACCTCGACCGCTACCCGGTCGATCCCTTCCTCCGTGTCGCGGCCGGGACGACCCTCGACGGGGACCTCAGGGATGACATCGAGGCCTGGCTTGCGGAGCAGGAGGTGGCGGCCTATGCGTGAGGGCTGTGTCCTCGACCGTCTTGCCGCCCTCGGGGTCGATACCGTGGCGTCGCTCCCCTGTGATCGGACCCGGGACCTCTGCGCCCTGATCCCGGAGCGGTTCCATGCAGTGAATCTTACCCGGGAGGAGGACGGCGTCGGGATCTGCGCAGGGCTCGCGATGGCGGGGGGGCGGCCGGTGCTCCATATGCAGAGTTCGGGGCTCGGGAACTCCTTAAACGCGATCATGTCGCTCACCGTCACCTTCGGCCTCCCCCTCCCCATCCTCGCGAGCTGGCGGGGGGTCTACCGGGAGGCGATCCCGGCCCAGGTGCCGTTCAACCGGGCGGTCCCGGAGGTGCTCGCGGCGCTCGGGATACCCTTCACGATCATCCGCGATCCCGGGGATGAGGAATTAATCGATACGGTCGTCCGCGACGCCTACGACGCCATGCGGCCGCACGTGGGGCTGATCCTCCCCTCGTTCTGGGAAGGGGAGGAGGCCTGCCTGCCGGAGCGGGTGTTTCCGAGCCGGGCCCGGGAGTCGGCGCTTGCCTACCGGCGGACGTTCCGCGACCCGGTGATGACCCGGTATGATGCAATCCGCGTCATCGCTGCCGCCCTCGACGGCGAGGCGGTGGTCGCAAACATCGGGGTCCCTTCAAAGGAGCTCTACGCGGCGAACGACCGGGACCTCAACTTCTACATGCTCGGGAGTTACACCCAGGCGACCCCGATCGGCCTCGGCATCGGGCTTGCGACGGATAGAGACGTCGTCGTCCTCGACGGCGACGGGAGCCTGCTCGGGACCGCTGTCCTCCCGGTCGTGGCGGAACAGGCCCCGGAGAACCTCACGATCGTCTGCCTGGACAACGGGGCCTTCGGGAGCACCGGGAACCAGCCCACCCCGGCCTCCGGCCTCGTGGACATGGAACTCCTCGCCCTCGCCGCCGGTATCCGGAAGACATGCAAGGTGCAGGATGAGAAGGAACTCAAGGAGGCCTGGGAGAGCCGGGGACGGGGGCCGACCTTCATCCACGTTGTTCTGAAACCCGGGAATGCCAAGGTTCCGAATATTCCGCTTACCCCCGGGGAGATCCGGGAGCGGTTCGTGCGGGCGCTTGGGAGGTAGGTATCCGGCTCGTTCCTGTGGCGGAGCAAGTACACTCTCTTTTCCCCGCTGGTCATATCGGGTAGCGGAACTTTTCCCGCATCCTGTTTCTCATCGCACCCCTTGAGGGTTGCCAGCCGGAAACGGTTGCACACACCGTCGCAAGAAGAATGATCTCCTGTGCTTTTTACTCAGGAGGAGGATTTGTTTTCGGCAGTTTTGATAACGGCCCCAGAACGTGTAAAGGAATGGGACAGAATTTATAAGTGGAGTTCTGTACAAGTCATTGTGGGGGCGCCAGGTGATGCGTCCGCAATAGTTTGTGGGGTTCCCCCATCTGGAGGAAGATAAGGCATGAACGTTATCGGTAGAGGACGGTTGATCTGTGTTGTCCTGCTGCTCTTCATCCTCGCTGGCGGCGGCATGGCGCATGCATCCGCTCAGCCGGGTGAAGACGTGCGGATCGACCCGACAAACGGTGAGGCATTGTCAGTTGATACAGAGAATGCCCGGCAGACCATGCTCGAAGAACCCGCAGATACGGTGGCGTATCAGGGATCCGAAAGTGCATTCAGCGTATTCTATAATCCTGTGCTTCTGGGGTTTGCTCTGGGAGCCGTGATCGTGCTCTCGGTGGGGTACTATCTCATCCGGACGCATCGCCGGAAGGATGCGCCGTAATGCGGTGGGATTCGCAGATTTTATCTCTTCGAGTGACGGACTGGAGATACTTTCTGGTGTTCCGGTTTGGGACAGTGTTCGGTTTACAATAGCAGTTTCATAACAGGTAGATAAAGCATGCGGCAAAAGGTATCGATAGACTCTATTTTAACGGGATTGTTTGCCGTGCTGCTCTTCCTTTTACTCTCCTATCACTCCATTAAGGAGTTTTATCCGGAGTTCGATCCCTTCCTCATGATCTTTGGCCAGGTTGTCGGTCTTGTTCTCGCGATACTCCTTATATTCTGCTCCATTGGTCTGGCTCTGCTGGTCATTCGGCGCTTGTACCGTCGTTTGTATCACCGTTAGCGGATCATTCGGTCGATGTCTGGTTGTTCCCGGAATGGAGGGGAGATGCAGATTAAGTGGAGATACACGTGGCCTTGCTTGGTCAAGCAACTTTTATCGCTGACGCGGATATTCGCCACGACGAGATAGATCGAACGCGGTATCCGTTTGGGGTCATACTTTGTGGTGATGACGGTCGTAATCCAGATGGGCAGATCCATTTCGGGATACCCAACCCTGTGCCCGGGCTCTGGAAATTTAAGGTCTGCGGAGAGGATGTGACCGGGATTCAACCGTGCGTATTTAACTATTTCTGAAACTAAACATTTTTATTGCCACTAGTTTTATGTAACTCCATGGCTCCTGGGTCACGAATTGCCAGAATTGCTCTGATCGTCTTCTGCATCGTGCTACTGCCGTCTGCCGTGTGCGCCACTCCCATTCAGCCAGTTCATGGCCCATACCCGGAGCAGTTACCTTCAGATCCGACTCCGCTGTATATCTGGAATGTTCCCCTGAGCATCCTTATCCTCGAATTCGTGTGCGTATCCTCCCCGGCGCTCTTCATCCCGATGCAACTCCTCTTCTCGCTCTCCGTATGGCTGCGCCTCGGCCAGAAAAGAGTCACGTACCGGAACGTCCTGGACAACGAAAACCGAAATGCGGTGTATATGTGCATACAGGAGAACCCTGGAATCCATATGAAAGCTCTTTCCCGGGTGCTCGGTATGAACATCGGGACCACCAGATACCACGTGGAAGTGTTATGCAGGGTGGGTAAGGTTTTCCTGGAGCAGAACTCCGGAGGAGTGAGTTATTTTGTCAATGCAGATCCTTTCTCCGACCTGGAGAGGAAGATCGCCGGATATCTCCATGATCACCAGAAGAGCCGGATATTACGCTTTGTCCTGCAGCACCCGGGATGCACGAGAAAGGATATCGCGTTCAGGCTCATCATGTCGGGCCCGAATGTCACCTGCCATATGAGGTCGTTGATCAGGGATGGCATCATCCGAAACGAGAGGGACGGGCGAAATATGCGATATTATCTCTGCCCGGATGTGGATGAGTATCTAGAGGATCATGGATCATGGAATTCCTGCGCACACCCTGAGGCGGGGAAGCAGGCACTTTACGCTGCCGTGAAACTCCGGGGATCCAGGGATTCGGGATGATCTCTCCCAAAATTGGAACCGGCCGGATTGAGCACCCAAATCATGCGTAAACAACCGTATCGGCTAGGGCGATATCCCGCTCGGTGAAGAGGATAAGGCGATCGGGTACACCTTCTGTGGTCGGACCTCCCTCCGACCGCACAACCTCCGGGACGATCTCGATCGTGTACCAGCAGGTGCCCTGAGAGAACGCCGCTTCTTTCAGGGGACGGAGCGAGCCTTCCGAGAGGACGCAGAGGTCGCCGTGGGTTTCGTTATATCTTTGCTCTTTCTCATGTTTGAGTGTCTGAAGCGTTAGATTGCATTCTCCCCGGGTGAGGTCGGCAAAATTGATCAGGGTTGCTTCGCGGAAGATGGCGAGGGGATGCGCTCCCTGCAGGGGGAACTCGAGTACCTGGTCTTTATAGAGCACATTGCCGCTCGGATAGGCATACACTTCGTAAACATGCCGCTCTCCGTCCACATCTCCGGTATAATACATCTGGGTGCACTGCACCGCCCCGTCCTTATCGACGAACTGATTCAATTGAATGAGTATGGCCGACTCGTTCGCGAACCCCTGTTCATGCACCAGTGCGTCCCAGAGGTTCACGAGATCGGGCTGACGCTCCCCTAGGTCGATCCTCATCTCTCCCGTGACGATCTCGGGCTTTTCGGGCGTGTAGAAGTAGTGCACGAAGACGAGGCAGATGAGGATTACCCAGACGATGAGCGGGATCTTTTTCATTATTGAACCTCCGGACCAGGACGCGTAGTCTCGATAGTTGATGGTACCGTTGTCACGGATGATAGGACTTGCGTAGTTACCCTGCAGGCCTGTTTGGTCTGCAGAATTCCTCCGTTGCCGGGAACCGGGCATAACCGTTACATGAGTGCGGCTCTGGAGGGGCCCTTCTACCAGAAGAGGTCATCTATCTTCCATTGACCACAGGGTTGCTCCGGGTTATCTAAAGAACCATGACTGCAGCTATCGGTGGTGCTGCTCCTGGCACACTATCCACTGCAGCCGAACGGGCCTCCTTGTTCTTTTTGTCTCTTACCGGGGTTCTGTTCCTTCATTTCTGGGCACATCTCTGAACGTGTAGGGGATTGTGACAGAAAAGGTATATGCCAGAACGTCCAGGTCATTGTATGGCCGCTCAACGCGGTGCACCCTGTGGGGTTGGGATATGATCGGGTGTGCTGCAGATCGGCCCTCTTTGGTGAGCGAATGGATGAAAAACATCAAACAACCCGAAAGCAGGTCAAGAACCTGCTCATAGCACTCTGCATCCTCGCCGTGGTGGTCGTCCTGATGATCTTCCTCATGTTCCTTGGTCCGGCGTTTGTCTCGACGGCGACGCCGAACAACGCCTATATAATCGAGATCACCGGCATTGGCAGTCTTGACGTGAACGGCACCGCCACGGTCATGATCCCGGTTCCGGCGAACGCAGAGGGTGAACCGGTGATGTCGGAGGTATTCTCCAGCAAGCAGGTCTTTGGGTGGCGGACGGCGATCCGGGAGACGCCGTATGGGAAGATGCTTGCGTTCACGACCACGGACGGCTACGGGCCAAGCATCTCCGTGCCGTTCGGGGAGTTCGAGACGAAAGAAGAACCCCGGCTGCTCGTCCCTGTGCTTGCAACGCCCGATAACATGAGCGTCGAAGAGTTCAGCCGAACATCGGGCGGGACCTACACCACGGTCGTCTTCCTCGACGGCTTCATCCCGCCGCCGGAGGAGAACGCCACCCCGATCTCGTTCAACCTCAGGTACCAAGGAGGCGGAGGCATGAAACACCTGATAAAGGAGAACGTCTGGACGGCGACGGTGAATGCGACCGTTCCGGGCACAGCATCCGGGTTCATCCCGGTCCCAGCCGAATACCATGTCACTCCCGGGGGCATCTATCTCTGATGGATGAATCCAGGCGAAAAGTTACCGAAGGGTTTGGGGGTACAGAAATCAGGGGCAACATGCGTCAGAAAGGAAGAATGGGTAAAGCGTTCTCCTTCCGCCAGGATCGGATGATAAAGGAGGTCATATGGAATCGAAACCTGACAGACGTTTGATCATCGTGGGAGTTCTTGCGTTCATCGGCGTCATCCTCCTCGTTGCGACGGTCGTGCTCACGTGCACTGCTCTCTTCACCTGGCTCGAAGCAAGCGGTGGATCCCCGAGATTGAACGTCTGGGAGATCAGGGGCGAACTGCCGCCGGAGAATGCATCGATCATCCACCTGACCGAGAAAGACTTCGAGCAGAACCCGGCGCTCGACTCCGCGATCCGGGGCGACAACCGCGATCCCGGGAGTTGGTATCAGGGGGACACACCGTACGGTGTCCTCGACAAGCGAACGATCGGGAGTGCTCCGGTGACGTATGTGGAACGGGGAGTACTTATCGAGTCGTTCGGTCCCGATGTCGAGGCGAGGAACCAGCCGTACCTCGAATACGAGGGTGCGTATTACTACTTTCTCACCCTGATACCCTAGGGTCAGGTCAAAACGGTGGCTATCGGAATGGAAGAAGATAAGAATCCAAAATCCAGAAACCCGCTCAAAACAGCGGGCCTCATCGTAACCTGCGGCCTCGTCGGTGTCGTCGCCGTCGTCCTCGGCTTCATGCTCGCCGACGCCCTCATCGTCTATGCTTACGAGAGTTCAGGCGGGCAGCCGATGCTCTACGTCATGGAGAGAGCGGAGCCGGGAGAGAGCATGATCGTTCCCCTGACCGAGCAGGACTTCGAACGGCATCCCGCACTCGACGCAGTCATCCGGGGCGAGGAACGGAATCCGTCGGCATGGGAGTGGGGCTACCGGGACCAGCGTGTCATCGGGGGAACTAAGGTCTCGTACCGGGAGAGCAAGGCGCTCCACGATGCCTACGGTCCCCAGGGGGAGAGGGGGCTGTACCCGCTCATGGAGTACGGGGGTGCGTACTACGTGGTCCTGACGACGTGGCCCTGAACGTCGACCGGACCCCCCTTTGGTGAGAAGATGGACGAACAACGTAAGAGAACCCGGAAAACCATACTGACCGTGCTCGTTGCACTTTGCATCCTCGCCGTGGCGATCTTCCTCTTTGCTCCCGCGTTCACCGAGACCATTCTGCCGGGCAACTTCTACGCGATCGAGATCACCGATCTACCCAGCCCTGCCGCGAACGGCACCGCCGTTGTCATGGTCCCGATCCCGGCGAACGCAGAGGGTGAACCGGTGATCCCGGAGGGGGTCTTCTCCGGCAACCGGGTTACCGGGTGGCAGACGGCGATCCGGGATACACCCTACGGGAAGATGCTTGCGTTCACGACGACGGGGGAGTACGCGCCCGGTATCTCCGTATCGTTTGAGGTGCTGCAGGCGGAAGACGAGTCGCGACAGTTGCCCCTGTACCTGCGGCCTACCAACCTGACCGCATGGGAGATGAAGAGAGAGCCGCGGCTGCTCGTGCCGGTGCTCGCGACCCCCGACGATCCCGGTGTCGCTGAGTTCAGCTTGACATCAAGCGGGACCTACACCACAGTCGTATTCCTCGACGGCTTCGTCCCGTCGCCGGAGGATGCAGCGGCGGTCACGTTCAGCCTCGAGTACCGGGGAGTGGGGGGCACGAAACGCTTGATAAGAGAGAATACCTGGATGACAACGGTGAGTACGGCCGTTATGAGCACTAAGTCCGGCTTCGTCCCGGTTCCAGCCGACTACCGGGTTATCGCAGGAGGTATCGACTTCTCATGAGGATCAGGGCTGTATGTCTCTACGGGATTACGGTGACGGCTCTTGCCGCTGTTTAGGGGATTCTTGACGATCTATTGCGAACAGCCCGCTGCCGTGAGATCGTGTGCGGAGGAGAGTATGATACATGGTAAGCGTGGTCTAGGGAGGATGATCCGATAAAAAGAAGATCGTTAACATAGCTCTTCCTTTCCCTTTTGGCAGCGCTGCTCGGGGGCCTGCTCTTCCTCCACGCACCGGGTGCGGGCGCTGTGCAGGGCCCGGCGGTGGAACCGACCCCGGTCGAAGAGCCCGGGCAGGCCGGTCTGTAGTCGACCTCACACCTGTCCGTGCGTGCTCCCGCCCTACAACAGCACCGTCGTCATCAGCGGGATCGTGACAAGCGACCCGATCGTCGAGACGAAGACGATCTGAGACGCAAGGCGGGCATCGGCGCCGTACTGCTCCGCGAAGATGGCGGTGTTTGCGGCGGCCGGCATCGCGGCCATCGTGATCATGACCCCGTTGATGAGGGGGTCAGAGAAGACCGGGGAGAAGAGGTAGCAGTAGGCCACCGGGACCGCGAGGAGGAGGACGGCGCTTGCCGCCCAGATCCGCCAGTCCCCGACCATCTCCCGGGCCGGGAACGTGGCGAGCATCGCCCCGACGATGATCATCGCAAGCGGCGTGGTCACCCCGCCGAGGAGGCCGATCGCGTCGATGAACGGGCTTGGGATCTCCACCGACCCGAGGAAGAGGAGGAACCCGGCGGCAGAGGCGGCGATCCCGGGGTTTGCAAGCAGTCTTGGGTCAAATCCCCCCTCCCGCTCCCCGGTGAGCATCGCTATCCCGACCGAGAAGACGAGGACGTTGAAGACGAGGTTGAAGATGGCGACGTAGAAGAGGGCGTCGGCGCCGAAGAGCGTCTGGGCGACCGGGAACCCCATGAACCCGACGTTCCCGAAGACGATCGCGAACTCAAAAACACCCCTCTCCGAGGAGGTCATCGGCATCGCCCTCGAGGCGGCCCAGGCGACGGCGAACGAGAAGACGAAGAA is a genomic window of Methanoculleus bourgensis MS2 containing:
- a CDS encoding methanogenesis marker 16 metalloprotein, producing MKTMREIDEKIRNGSAVVYTAAEFKRLIREGAEVSAADVDVVTTGTCGVMSGTAAILSVPVAEPGAFERAERAWVNGVPCMPGPCPNERLGLLDLIVSGTAHAGAGYGGGHLFRDIVEGRGIEVVVEAADRSVEARVTLDDFSYARLFTTRSAYRNYTAYVNTQPTRVKTIFSLEGLQGPCREVSVSGCGEINPLQNDPLGLAVSAGTPVLLNGSVGMVTGEGTRSTPSRPNLTAIADMARMRPRYMGGFRTSAGPECITSLGVAIPVLDDRQVAGLRVLDEEIPLPVADINTRAVVGEATYADVWQRPDREVTYHPEWCEECSTCVVATVCPTGAFSRETGIDRDRCLACTACLTACPNDALLAGEGSLRVGGRKVPITLRQSGRTLAEDLCRDLQEMILDGRFTFTGGGMR
- a CDS encoding cysteate synthase; this translates as MREKYLLRCPGCGRSFPDRYTLNCPSGCDTLLRTVYAERRLTPRSLPGIFRYKDWLPIEGHLRVDAGPVSYESEHLARELGLLHLTITFSGYWPERGAGMETCSFKELEAQPTALRLREKGAGGVIQVSSAGNTGRAFCQVSGLTGAPVVVVVPTAAAGRLWTTVPAENVCLITVDGDYSDSIAFGREVCSLPGIVPEGGAKNVARRDGMGTVMLDGTLSAGRLPDYYFQAVGSGTGGIAAWEAAERLVADGRFGPRLPELHLSQNLPFVPMVRAWEAGRRTIVAEDMPDAEAAIARVYADVLTNCHPPWGIRGGVRDAFLASGGRMYAVANEDARGAGRIFAETEEIDLDPAAAVAVASLARAMEEGLIDPGKHILLNVTGGGYQRVAEDLDRYPVDPFLRVAAGTTLDGDLRDDIEAWLAEQEVAAYA
- the comE gene encoding sulfopyruvate decarboxylase subunit beta; amino-acid sequence: MREGCVLDRLAALGVDTVASLPCDRTRDLCALIPERFHAVNLTREEDGVGICAGLAMAGGRPVLHMQSSGLGNSLNAIMSLTVTFGLPLPILASWRGVYREAIPAQVPFNRAVPEVLAALGIPFTIIRDPGDEELIDTVVRDAYDAMRPHVGLILPSFWEGEEACLPERVFPSRARESALAYRRTFRDPVMTRYDAIRVIAAALDGEAVVANIGVPSKELYAANDRDLNFYMLGSYTQATPIGLGIGLATDRDVVVLDGDGSLLGTAVLPVVAEQAPENLTIVCLDNGAFGSTGNQPTPASGLVDMELLALAAGIRKTCKVQDEKELKEAWESRGRGPTFIHVVLKPGNAKVPNIPLTPGEIRERFVRALGR
- a CDS encoding winged helix-turn-helix transcriptional regulator, translated to MAPGSRIARIALIVFCIVLLPSAVCATPIQPVHGPYPEQLPSDPTPLYIWNVPLSILILEFVCVSSPALFIPMQLLFSLSVWLRLGQKRVTYRNVLDNENRNAVYMCIQENPGIHMKALSRVLGMNIGTTRYHVEVLCRVGKVFLEQNSGGVSYFVNADPFSDLERKIAGYLHDHQKSRILRFVLQHPGCTRKDIAFRLIMSGPNVTCHMRSLIRDGIIRNERDGRNMRYYLCPDVDEYLEDHGSWNSCAHPEAGKQALYAAVKLRGSRDSG
- a CDS encoding AEC family transporter gives rise to the protein MNGMVTDFLVVADQIFILVLLIAAGYVAVSTKIMDPRATRGLSGLLINITIPALIIASMQVPFTPARLAGAETLLLATGVFFVFSFAVAWAASRAMPMTSSERGVFEFAIVFGNVGFMGFPVAQTLFGADALFYVAIFNLVFNVLVFSVGIAMLTGEREGGFDPRLLANPGIAASAAGFLLFLGSVEIPSPFIDAIGLLGGVTTPLAMIIVGAMLATFPAREMVGDWRIWAASAVLLLAVPVAYCYLFSPVFSDPLINGVMITMAAMPAAANTAIFAEQYGADARLASQIVFVSTIGSLVTIPLMTTVLL